A stretch of the Cheilinus undulatus linkage group 11, ASM1832078v1, whole genome shotgun sequence genome encodes the following:
- the LOC121517835 gene encoding uncharacterized protein LOC121517835 — MKVCTTLLLFIFILTAPQDGETSFFGPFRVINLTGTEGGTITFQCAFDFPEMMKTLQRGDGQILLETTGSRAQRGRYRMEYDEAERAYSSMTLHVSITELKKDDSGRYSCVFDEGRRPSLTQEFELRVEDAPSTSAPETTPLSLTHPDPTTSKLIQIPQAFPSAPPASRENIRPPTPPAPFPDLDIGLQLYVRLVLFTVTIVSSASLLIVCWGRIRGDKEPDAELDYLNISSGCEECEEVREEIVD; from the exons ATGAAGGTCTGCACCACTTtgctcctcttcatcttcatcctca CTGCGCCACAGGATGGAGAAACCTCCTTTTTTGGTCCCTTTCGCGTCATTAACCTGACTGGGACTGAGGGTGGAACAATCACTTTTCAGTGCGCCTTCGATTTCCCAGAAATGATGAAGACCCTCCAAAGAGGTGATGGACAAATTCTTCTTGAAACGACCGGCAGCAGAGCTCAGCGCGGGAGATACAGGATGGAGTATGATGAAGCAGAGAGAGCATATTCTTCTATGACACTGCATGTGAGCATCACAGAGCTGAAAAAGGACGACTCTGGACGATACAGCTGTGTGTTTGATGAAGGTCGTCGTCCAAGTCTAACCCAGGAGTTTGAGCTCAGAGTTGAAGATG CTCCATCAACCTCTGCACCAGAGACAACGCCTCTCTCACTGACCCATCCAG ATCCAACAACTTCTAAACTGATCCAGATTCCCCAAGCTTTCCCATCAGCTCCTCCAGCCTCCAGAGAGAACATAAGACCACCAACCCCTCCAG CTCCATTCCCAGACTTAGACATTGGGCTTCAGCTGTACGTGCGCCTGGTTCTCTTCACCGTGACCATCGTTTCATCTGCTAGTCTGCTGATCGTCTGCTGGGGGAGGATCAGAGGAGACAAAG AGCCTGACGCTGAGCTGGACTACCTTAACATCTCCAGT GGCTGTGAGGAGTGTGAGGAGGTCAGAGAGGAGATTGTGGactga
- the LOC121517082 gene encoding uncharacterized protein LOC121517082, whose translation MKLHNTLLLFLLILILIHEGEACLGESGVITRTVPEGEDVTFRCFFDDPDERKVFCRGLCREEDILVETTGFKAQRGRYRMDYNDHGPGRPSVLTLLVSIHKLTKDDSGTYKCVFRDGRMEHQVQVFELTVKDAPDPEKSQTFSSAPSASAPETSTIKALTGPGPNQTLHPTSPPPASTPTALEEPEDLAKAAAAKGLPPEPHTTGPLNVQLFLVLVIIVSSAALLVVCRTKTRRPEEPVGLDYVTIASADRVPEEVGEKTLEI comes from the exons ATGAAGCTCCACAAcactctgctcctcttcctcctcatcctcatcctca TCCATGAAGGAGAAGCCTGTCTGGGAGAATCTGGCGTCATTACTCGTACCGTCCCTGAAGGAGAGGACGTCACTTTCAGGTGTTTCTTCGATGACCCTGATGAGAGGAAGGTCTTCTGTCGGGGTCTGTGTAGAGAGGAAGACATCCTCGTTGAAACGACCGGGTTCAAAGCTCAGAGGGGGAGATACAGGATGGATTATAACGACCACGGACCCGGGAGACCGTCTGTGCTGACTTTACTTGTGAGCATCCACAAACTGACAAAGGACGACTCTGGAACGTACAAGTGTGTATTCAGGGACGGTCGGATGGAGCATCAGGTCCAGGTGTTTGAGCTGACAGTGAAAGATG CTCCTGATCCAGAAAAGTCTCAGACGTTCTCCTCAGCTCCATCAGCCTCTGCTCCAGAGACATCCACCATTAAAG CTCTGACAGGTCCTGGCCCAAACCAGACTCTACATCCTACATCCCCTCCTCCAGCCTCCACACCGACAGCTCTGGAAGAACCAGAAGATCTGGcgaaagcagcagcagctaaaG GTCTTCCCCCAGAGCCACACACCACAGGTCCTCTGAATGTCCAGCTTTTTCTGGTCCTGGTGATCATCGTTTCATCAGCAGCTCTGCTGGTAGTCTGCAGGACGAAGACCAGAAGACCTGAAG AGCCTGTGGGGCTGGACTACGTTACTATCGCCAGC GCTGACCGGGTGCCTGAGGAGGTCGGGGAGAAGACTCTGGAAATATGA